The DNA window ATGTTTTAAGTCATGAGAATTTAGGGTTCTTCCAATTTACCTAGCTTGGAAAGTATCAGTATGAAGATCATAGCAAAGCTCTGCATCATAGCATGACAGCATAAACCCAATATGCCCATTCTGAAGAACataacaaataaaacatatcattaagttgaagaaaaagaagagaaatctCATGGAATAATACCTCACGGTTATAAACTTGGGCTGGAAACCAGAACTTTCCGGTATGAAGGGCATTATACCAATACATGATTGAATCAACTGGTAAGGATTTCGGGGTGTCACTTGCAACATCATGATCGATATCCAATCCAATCAACAATCTAGGCCAAAGCCGAGAAATGGACCTCATCAAGAAGCTTTTCCTCTGGCCGCTTTGGTCAGGCTTAGTCCAATCCTTTTTAGAAGCAATATGCCATTGCCATTCACGGTAAGCTGAAGGGCCAACAACTCTTCCCCATTTCTGCTTCATATGTTTATCCCAAAACCGATCACCAGTACATCTATCCTTCATAGATTTACAAACACCCGCCATACTGCACAATCCTTCTGGTGAAAGTCTATCGAGAATGCAATCAAGAGCGAGTTCTGGCAAATCCAATACAGACATTTCCTGCTCAATCTCCTGCACGTTGTCCTGTGTTCTTGCGTTGAAACTAGTCaccttcatcatcttcatcgttGTTAACACGCTCAAAGGAAACAACAAGAAGCTAGAACTGTTAACTAGATTTGAAAACGACACTTGTTTCAAAAAAAACAGAGGGAAATGTCTCAACTCAGTTACCCATTTCGGAAGGGGCTTGAGAGTAATAGACTTGTAAAAAAGGATAAAGGAGAAGAAAGTGATGAAAATGAAAAGCATTTGCAAAGAGAATATTCCTTTGTTTCTTTCTGCAGTCAGTTGAAGAAGCGAATTTGATTACTCTTATTTCAAAAACAGTctccttcttccttcttcaaaGAAGAAAGCACTGATCTTTGGAAATCACGACGAAGCCCACTAAGTACAAAAACCAGTGGGCCTCGCCGTTAAAGTATCAAGGAAATATGCAGAAGATTACAACattacccaactcaagaaacaAAGTTTCAAATTACCCAGATGTGAATGATGCCTGAAAAATCAAACTAAGAAGAGACAGATGGAGATGGATCTAAAAAAGGACCCTTTTATCCAAAATCAAAAATCTAGATCTTTGTTAGTTGGAGTAGAAGTAAATTAGGTACAACAACCAACCAGACACAGACAAATAGATGAGAAGGatctttgaagaagaagaagaagaatagcaAAGAGAGAAAACCAAGTGGGCTGCTGGTGATGCAGAGGAGTAAAattgaaggagaagaagatgaagaagaagaagggttAATGGAGAATTGGGTTTTCTCTTCCTTCagcttctccttcttcttcttcttgaattGATTAAGTTATTGCTCCCCACACACAGGAGCCACTCGATCtcccttctttctttctttttttcttctctctagACAAAAACACAAACAGGTAGGAAGCAAGAAATGAAAAAGGGTAAACAGAGATGATTATTTATTGATATGAAAATCAATGGGCGGTGGTTAACTTAGAATTACAAATAGCAAAGATGGGTGAAATTTGTTTGTGTGGATAATACgataatttctctttttctcaCCAAGTTTGAGGAAAGGTCGGCCTACCAGAAAAAAGTTGACTGGTTGCAGATAATGCACACTATATCCCCCCTTTAACGTGCTTCTAAATAAGACTGTTTGTTtcctttttctttctattataattattacactCTTTTGTTTTactttaacattaaatttatttaatttattaaaaataagttattaaagaTAAATccatgatattttttttgataaaatcatAATCCAAATAAAGTtagcaaattaattaaaactagaATGCATTACATGTGTTCCTccagtttaaaataatattataaatacacACATTAAGGGCTTgttaaaatttggatttttttagaattttgtaaacaaaaatctatttaataaaaaaaaaggttatttgagttttttatttgttaaattattataatgggATAAATGAGTGATTtaatggttaatatatatatataagcctTCTTCGGAGAATCATTTCTTGTTctctctaaaatattaattaactttttaattattcattttttttcttaacttattaattaacccccctctaaattaactaattaaatatattatataaatattaaaataaaataatacatatattttaattttatttaaatttataaatataatatatatactctctttactttatattataaattttacttaaatttataaatctttattacagagtaatattcttttttttaacattatttgaattttttaaatttaatctcaattaattcatttataatattattgatcaattatataatttaacttatctttcaagatgttaaaatattatttatttattttcagatatattattattgttatgaatttatttaatagaaGGTTAACTTAAATCATTTTAGCTAGTTTtatcatcaaacaaaatcaatattaaatataaaaaatatttaataatttaacttatactcccaaataataaatttgttcaaaCCTTAATTCTTCAAATAACATCTTATCAAACAACactatatatgtttataatatattttcatcatattaaataactttgtatgttcaagaaaaatattttaaattttaattcacttatttatttttaaataacatattaaacttatatatatatatatatatatatatatcatattttaattttttatacgtttataaatttaaaataagaatacaccaattaattaaatatatataaataatatggtattattctttttaattgaaaataccataataaattaacataacatttagtttttacattttattacggttaaaattttacatttcaaaattaaacagtTGTTTTTATGTtacagttattttttttttaattaaggagaactaacaTAACACCAACCGACATCGTTCCCGCTTCAACTCAAAGAGCTTCCCGATGGAAATCAAATATgtgattttcttttgtttttaaacCGACCTTTACCACTGGACTACTTTGAcgagttaattaattttagttgataaattcTTTAAcacaacattttaaaaaaaatcaaactacgAGAATAATGTAAGGAAAAGACAATGAAAGGTATAATaaagatttataaatttatgtaaaatttataatgtaaaaaaatagtatatatatattatatttataaatttaagtaaaaataaaatatatgtgttattttattttaatatttatataatatatttaattagttaattaagaGAGGGgagttaattaatagtttaaaaaaaaactttaattaatagttaaaagAGAGAGGGAGTTAATAAATGGGTTAAGAGAGAAAagttaattaaatgattaattataattttagagagAGGAAGAGGGTAATTTCGGAAAATGAATGGAAAAGTGGATAGTTTcagaaaaattgtttgaaacaTGGGTTGGGTAGAACAAGAAATGGTTCCTTATTcgaatttaagtttttttaaaaacctaaagtgagaaaaaaaaatctgtgatgattttgaagagatgatGATTacttttggtaaaaagacttaaaagagtattgatatatataaataaaatataaaataataatttaaaataaagggtattttagtattttgattaatgaaatgagtgatatgattgttgagaagtgttgattggaaaattgattttaaaaaaaacccaaaggCCTTATTCGGTttgggttattcaaataaccgaaacaaaataaaatatcacttCATTCCTCTTTCCTCAATCgcatcactcaattcattaatcaaaatactaaaacactctatattttaaattattatttattatttaatttatatatatcaatatcatttaagttttttttataaaaaataattactacctcctcaaaatcatcatcaatcattattttttttccctctaaattatttaaataaccataaACAAGGCCAAAGAGAATAAAGGCATAGTGAATGTGATAAAATGAGAATTTATAGAAAAttgggtaaaataaaaaaattaaaaaaaaaccaagATCAAACTAATtctaagtttaaattattttatttaataatatgtacaaattaattcataattaaaattaattaatatttgaaattacatattaaattttattagaaattttattatcattaaaaatgataGATTCATCTctctataaaaattaattgtaaaGAAGTTGATATGTTTTAGTCCCTTTTAGGATTACAAATAAATCAAGTTGTTCGTGAGCCTCTCGGTTAAAAACTCGACTTGTGTTTGACTTTTATCAAGTTCGAGTCGAATTTTAACCGacttgtttaatatttgagctcgagctcatataacaTTTGCTCGATACTTTATCGAGTTTTTTCAAgcctaataataaataatatatatattttatttattttaatattaaaatttaaaattattttttttcacaaatatttgaaaatttaattttagttcgagtcgagccgagttTGTAGATAAATAGTCGAGTTGATCTCgagatcaaatttataaactaattcgAGCAACTTGAGctcggcttgactcatttgtagTCATAGCCcctcaaataaatttttagcaTGGAGGGTGTCTTGTTTTTTTCATCACTCAGATTTGAGTTGATGTTACGTTTTTCCCGATCcgatatcatatttatttagattgattTTTTCGTTTGAATTTTTATAGTCCGAATAATACTTTCCATCGTTGGTGGGTTGAAAATGGAGCCAGCACAAAATCCAACACATTCCGCGGACAGCCAACAGGCATGCAGACGCATTGGCTACACTGGCTTCAAGAATGCAAGTACCCGAACGCACGAATCACAGTGATCAAAAACTCCCCTGCACAGTCCTGCAGTTGATACCACAGGAAGAGGAGGAAGACTGGCGAACGCCCATCATCGCCGCCCTCACCAGACGAGAAGGCTTGACTACGTTAACCTCAACGAACTCAGAAAGTACTACACAATTATTTGGCGTGGCGATCCAAAACGCTTCAAGTCAACTACTTGATAGTTGCGCCTCTTGCTTTTTATCCCAACATCTTCACTTATAGTATAGGCGATACTCTATTGCTTAGCTTAGTCTACCGCTTTATTTTTCGTTGGTGCTACGGGTTTTTGAGTTTTCTTCGAAACTGTGCCAgttctttattatattaaattatctaaaATCGCTCCGTGGGCTACTTATACCTAGTATCAACCATGAGAATCTTACTTTTTGGTTCaaataactatattttatatattattaagtaaataCAATAACTTTGtgttattttaaacaaaagtaACTCatcttagttggttaaatgtcATGATAACACATATAATGATTTGGGGGCCTTATGTGGGAGGGGTTGGCCTTACCCTTGGGTCGGCCATGCTCATACACA is part of the Impatiens glandulifera chromosome 1, dImpGla2.1, whole genome shotgun sequence genome and encodes:
- the LOC124920292 gene encoding F-box protein At2g26850-like, whose product is MLFIFITFFSFILFYKSITLKPLPKWVTELRHFPLFFLKQVSFSNLVNSSSFLLFPLSVLTTMKMMKVTSFNARTQDNVQEIEQEMSVLDLPELALDCILDRLSPEGLCSMAGVCKSMKDRCTGDRFWDKHMKQKWGRVVGPSAYREWQWHIASKKDWTKPDQSGQRKSFLMRSISRLWPRLLIGLDIDHDVASDTPKSLPVDSIMYWYNALHTGKFWFPAQVYNRENGHIGFMLSCYDAELCYDLHTDTFQARYPPHGRRAIAMESGVTWDRLRAPPVDTPPHDLHISDCLNELRSGDHIEIQWRRNKEFPYGWWYGVVGHLETCQVISQGYCRCHESETVVLEFNQYTPGSRWRQTCINRKEHREEGNEADGFYGGIRKLNSNHDISTWKQLWPPAILE